The Parabacteroides sp. AD58 genome includes a window with the following:
- a CDS encoding glycosyl hydrolase produces MKRLLLAALLLIGSVFYSSGENLPTKSSFSKPKGDLYETFKNPGAQYRPFVRWWWNGLKIDKDEIARELDLMKEIGIGGVEINSIRFPDGADSLNYRSKPYLSDEWVDMVSFTADACQERGMICDMIGGSGWPFGGEFLPRNQQLQMLTIETVKVDGGKKGTDFSIRKDELLARVNPPIASKNEHPLKELVYIRLMPARVDQFTEGTSFDSLVNQDQITIQVPAGEYVIYFFVKMTGYMNVINGAPGASGPVLNHFNKDAVLAYLSRLSDKVHFNDPSLKGKIRATFVDSFELEGANWCDGMLEKWEKYFGYSLYPYLPYVIKKIGHMGNPLPENYGSTFSDEVKKNIEYRVRNDFERFQIYLFQENFINTLNEWCRENGVQSRVQAYGRALHPLESSMYIDIPECESWLWQDVGFKLTENKVIGEGHGFSCNNKFTASGSLLAGNGRVSCEELTNTGNIYQSTLEDIKITGDMSNISGVNHSILHGFNYSPREAGFPGWVQYGDYFNEHNTLWPYYHYWMDYKARVSAILQNSIPQSDIAILPPLEDMWSVLGQQRDPFPENIFPAYAHDLWQNLHQNGNGCDYVSEHILQHARIAKGKLSFGTRTYQTLILLDVESMDPKTAVTIDRFVKKGGKVICIGKRPHQSIGFADYQEKSLIVKSVFDNLFEAYPDRIVNIPAPTLPQTEWFAHVQKELDLKPYVKVDKPVKWVFYNYYKSGDKDIFFITNFNRQCSYQVNLSFTDAVRGKQAWLWDAETGKRYLLDQDGTSMALRFGPAESKFIVFDKLKTGEPYQTLPLEPDSVRLIGKVWNVQANHVDGSTQTFEIDSLVDFNTLPFVWMKHFAGTLSYTTTFQVDDPNAFRVINTGKARGVVEVYLNGEKIGTHWYGEAVFDIQHKLKPGENQLQIKLVTPLGNYATTITRRYASSMEEIGLQGPVRMY; encoded by the coding sequence ATGAAAAGATTATTATTGGCTGCGTTGTTGTTAATAGGTTCCGTTTTTTATTCCAGTGGAGAAAATTTACCCACTAAATCTTCATTCTCTAAACCTAAAGGGGATTTGTATGAGACTTTTAAGAATCCGGGTGCTCAGTACAGGCCTTTTGTGAGATGGTGGTGGAACGGGTTGAAGATCGATAAAGACGAGATTGCCCGGGAATTGGATTTGATGAAAGAAATTGGTATTGGTGGTGTTGAAATCAATTCGATCCGATTTCCGGATGGAGCTGATAGCCTGAATTATCGGAGCAAACCTTACTTGTCTGACGAATGGGTGGATATGGTTTCTTTTACAGCCGATGCCTGCCAGGAGCGGGGGATGATTTGTGATATGATCGGTGGCTCCGGCTGGCCGTTTGGCGGAGAGTTTTTACCTCGTAACCAGCAGCTGCAAATGCTTACGATTGAGACCGTCAAGGTAGATGGTGGTAAAAAGGGAACGGACTTTTCCATTCGGAAAGATGAACTGCTGGCGCGTGTGAATCCTCCGATTGCTTCCAAGAATGAACATCCGCTGAAAGAATTGGTATATATTCGGCTGATGCCTGCCCGGGTGGATCAATTTACCGAAGGAACATCTTTTGATTCTTTAGTTAATCAAGATCAGATAACTATTCAAGTGCCGGCTGGCGAATATGTCATTTATTTCTTTGTGAAGATGACCGGTTATATGAACGTAATTAATGGAGCTCCGGGTGCCAGTGGTCCGGTGTTGAACCATTTTAATAAAGATGCCGTACTGGCTTATTTATCCCGGTTATCAGACAAAGTCCATTTTAATGATCCGAGCCTGAAAGGGAAGATCCGGGCTACCTTTGTTGATAGCTTTGAACTGGAAGGAGCCAACTGGTGTGACGGTATGTTGGAAAAATGGGAAAAATATTTTGGCTATTCTTTATATCCTTATTTGCCTTATGTCATCAAGAAGATCGGGCATATGGGAAATCCGTTACCCGAAAATTATGGCAGTACGTTCTCGGATGAGGTGAAGAAGAATATTGAGTACCGGGTTCGAAATGACTTCGAGCGGTTTCAGATATATCTGTTTCAGGAGAACTTCATCAATACATTAAATGAATGGTGCCGGGAAAATGGCGTACAGTCGCGTGTACAGGCTTATGGCCGGGCCTTGCATCCGCTGGAATCAAGTATGTATATTGATATTCCTGAATGTGAATCATGGCTATGGCAGGATGTCGGATTTAAGCTGACCGAGAATAAAGTCATTGGCGAAGGACATGGTTTCTCATGTAATAATAAATTTACGGCTTCAGGCTCATTGCTTGCCGGTAACGGGAGAGTCAGTTGTGAAGAGCTGACCAATACGGGGAATATCTATCAGTCGACCTTGGAAGACATTAAGATAACGGGCGATATGAGTAACATCTCCGGTGTCAATCATTCTATTCTGCATGGATTTAATTATAGTCCCCGCGAAGCCGGTTTCCCGGGTTGGGTGCAATACGGTGATTATTTCAATGAACATAATACCCTATGGCCATATTATCATTATTGGATGGATTACAAGGCTCGTGTCAGTGCTATACTGCAAAACAGTATTCCGCAATCGGATATAGCCATTCTTCCGCCTCTGGAAGATATGTGGTCTGTTTTAGGCCAGCAGCGGGATCCGTTCCCGGAAAATATCTTCCCGGCTTATGCACATGATTTGTGGCAAAATCTGCATCAGAATGGAAATGGGTGTGATTATGTGAGTGAACATATTTTACAGCATGCGCGGATAGCGAAGGGAAAACTGTCGTTTGGTACCAGAACTTATCAGACGCTGATCTTACTGGATGTGGAAAGTATGGATCCTAAAACGGCTGTTACCATTGATCGGTTTGTGAAAAAAGGCGGTAAGGTTATTTGCATCGGAAAAAGACCGCATCAGAGCATTGGTTTTGCTGATTATCAGGAAAAGTCGCTTATTGTCAAATCTGTTTTCGATAACTTGTTCGAAGCCTATCCGGATCGGATTGTCAATATTCCGGCTCCCACCTTGCCGCAGACGGAATGGTTTGCCCATGTACAGAAAGAATTGGATCTGAAACCGTATGTAAAAGTAGATAAACCGGTCAAATGGGTGTTCTATAATTATTACAAATCTGGTGATAAGGATATTTTCTTCATTACCAACTTTAACCGTCAGTGTAGTTATCAGGTCAATTTAAGCTTTACCGATGCCGTTCGGGGTAAACAGGCCTGGCTTTGGGATGCTGAAACCGGAAAAAGATATCTTCTTGATCAGGACGGAACCTCTATGGCGTTACGGTTTGGACCGGCTGAATCTAAGTTCATCGTCTTTGACAAGCTGAAAACGGGTGAACCTTATCAGACTCTTCCTCTGGAGCCAGACAGCGTCCGGTTGATCGGTAAGGTATGGAATGTACAGGCAAACCATGTGGACGGTTCAACTCAGACCTTTGAAATAGACAGTCTGGTCGATTTCAATACACTGCCCTTTGTCTGGATGAAGCATTTTGCCGGGACATTAAGCTATACAACGACATTCCAGGTAGATGATCCGAATGCTTTTCGCGTTATCAATACCGGAAAGGCTCGGGGCGTTGTCGAGGTCTATCTCAATGGCGAAAAGATTGGTACCCATTGGTATGGCGAAGCCGTATTCGATATCCAGCACAAACTTAAACCGGGAGAAAATCAGTTACAAATAAAACTCGTTACACCTTTAGGCAATTATGCGACGACCATCACCCGGCGCTATGCTTCGTCGATGGAAGAGATTGGATTACAAGGTCCGGTCCGGATGTATTGA
- a CDS encoding sugar O-acetyltransferase — protein MESEKEKCRQGKLYDANNDAELIAERQVCKDICYEYNHTLPSDIEKRESILTKLLGRTGKKFLIEQPFYCDYGYNIEIGENFYANMNCVILDEATVKFGNNVFIAPNCGFYTAGHPFDVEQRNSGLEYARPITVGNNVWIGAQVCVLPGVTIGDNCVIGAGSVVTKDIPAGSLAVGNPCRVIRKI, from the coding sequence ATGGAAAGTGAAAAAGAAAAATGCCGTCAGGGCAAGCTGTATGATGCGAATAATGATGCCGAATTAATAGCAGAGAGACAAGTCTGCAAAGATATATGTTATGAATACAATCATACGTTGCCGTCAGATATAGAAAAGAGGGAAAGCATCCTCACGAAACTGTTGGGCCGGACCGGAAAGAAGTTCCTGATCGAACAGCCTTTCTATTGTGACTACGGTTATAATATAGAGATTGGCGAAAACTTCTATGCGAACATGAATTGTGTTATACTCGATGAAGCCACAGTCAAATTTGGCAATAATGTCTTTATCGCTCCTAACTGTGGCTTCTATACAGCCGGACATCCATTTGATGTTGAACAGAGAAACAGCGGGTTGGAATATGCGCGGCCGATCACTGTCGGTAATAATGTGTGGATAGGAGCACAGGTATGTGTGCTGCCCGGAGTCACTATCGGTGATAATTGCGTCATCGGAGCCGGCAGTGTAGTAACCAAAGATATTCCCGCAGGCTCATTGGCTGTAGGAAATCCCTGTCGTGTTATCCGCAAAATCTGA
- a CDS encoding glycoside hydrolase family 140 protein, whose product MGKCRFIYWVLLALLPSLVQAENRTSGKKIEVSANHRFLQWDDGSPFFYFGDTAWELFHKLTREEADMYLTDRAQKGFTVIQAVGLAELEGITIPNAYGHLPLQDNDPSRPLVREGENNDYWDHVDYIVNKANSLGLVIAFLPTWGSYWHDNGKVIFQETSAEKYGEFLGNRYKNNQIIWVLGGDKMPENEAQKSIIRALVKGLKKGDAGRHLCTYHPSGWNGSSTAFHQEEWLDFNMRQNGHEVEYRSYSKTLDDYRLQPVKPVMDAEPVYEDHPVAFNAKDKGHSIAADCRRAMYWDLFNGAFGHTYGHHSIWQMYNPSKDKGINTPLYPWKQAISQPGSRQIKHARELLASRPYFSRIPDSENILVETDIKTAMPGEGRYRFVATRDQEGTYLMVYAPVGRPFAVNMKILPAQKIKAWWFNPRTGKSRMIGVLKNERTKVFETPDPGEMIDWILVLDDAQFKYPIPENE is encoded by the coding sequence TTGGGAAAATGCAGATTCATTTACTGGGTTTTATTGGCTTTACTGCCTTCTTTAGTCCAAGCAGAAAACCGCACTTCTGGAAAGAAAATTGAGGTTTCAGCCAATCACCGGTTTCTCCAGTGGGACGATGGAAGTCCTTTTTTCTACTTTGGAGATACAGCCTGGGAGCTGTTTCATAAACTGACCCGGGAAGAAGCTGATATGTATTTAACCGACAGAGCTCAAAAAGGATTTACCGTTATCCAGGCTGTCGGCCTGGCCGAACTGGAAGGGATAACGATTCCCAATGCCTACGGCCACCTGCCGCTGCAGGATAATGATCCTTCTCGCCCACTCGTTCGGGAAGGAGAAAACAATGATTATTGGGATCATGTAGACTACATCGTAAATAAAGCAAACTCGTTAGGTCTGGTCATCGCTTTTTTACCGACCTGGGGCAGTTACTGGCATGACAACGGGAAGGTGATCTTTCAGGAAACATCTGCTGAAAAATACGGAGAGTTTTTAGGAAACAGGTATAAAAACAACCAGATTATTTGGGTTTTAGGTGGTGACAAGATGCCGGAGAACGAGGCTCAGAAATCAATTATCCGGGCGTTGGTCAAAGGGCTTAAGAAAGGTGATGCTGGCAGGCACTTATGTACGTATCATCCGTCCGGATGGAACGGTTCATCGACTGCTTTCCATCAGGAAGAGTGGCTGGATTTTAATATGCGACAAAACGGACATGAAGTGGAATATCGCAGTTATTCCAAGACATTAGATGACTACCGTCTCCAACCTGTCAAACCCGTTATGGATGCAGAACCGGTTTATGAAGACCATCCTGTGGCCTTTAACGCCAAAGACAAAGGCCACTCCATTGCAGCAGATTGCCGCCGGGCGATGTATTGGGATTTATTTAATGGAGCTTTCGGACATACCTATGGTCACCATTCCATCTGGCAAATGTATAATCCGAGTAAAGACAAAGGTATAAATACACCTCTTTATCCATGGAAGCAGGCGATTTCACAACCCGGTTCCAGGCAGATAAAACATGCCCGCGAATTATTGGCCTCCAGACCTTATTTTTCAAGAATACCTGATAGCGAAAACATTCTCGTTGAAACGGATATAAAAACGGCCATGCCCGGAGAAGGGCGCTATCGCTTTGTTGCCACAAGAGACCAGGAAGGCACCTATCTGATGGTTTATGCCCCCGTAGGAAGACCTTTTGCCGTCAACATGAAAATACTTCCGGCCCAAAAGATAAAGGCCTGGTGGTTTAATCCCAGAACCGGGAAATCCCGCATGATTGGAGTTCTTAAGAATGAAAGAACAAAAGTCTTTGAAACACCTGATCCTGGAGAAATGATCGATTGGATATTGGTATTGGACGATGCGCAGTTCAAATACCCGATACCGGAAAATGAATAG
- a CDS encoding NAD(P)H-hydrate dehydratase: MIKIFATEKVKDIDKYTILNMPIAPIDLVEEAVTAFVNEFRNHYSKMHRIVVFAGQGNNGADALGIARQLLDESYKVVVYLFNPTGYLSPECAENKRRLLNIDQVEFTEIRDNFIPPYLSSRDVVIDGLFGSGLNRPLTGGFAGLVKYINSTPAEIVSVDIPSGLFGEDNRENDKECIIRAKKTFTFNFPKLSFLMPENEVYVGEWKVLSINMHPQAVADTPTNYYMVTEEDIACVFQPRKRFTHKGTYGHALLVAGSRGKLGAAQLSARACLRSGVGMLTVHLPKCGELMMQTAVPEAMVDLDPHTDFFTAAPDITPYTTLGVGPGLGQQIETAVALDELMSAVIKPVVLDADALNLIAANRDILNKIPTRSILTPHPKEFDRLAGASNSAYERLQKAREFAKEHRLCVVLKDAYTAICTSEGNVYYSVCGNPGMATAGSGDVLTGIILGLLAQGYEPETAAVAGVFLHGTAGDLAAAQWSERGMISGDLIDSLGKAFKQVI; the protein is encoded by the coding sequence ATGATAAAAATATTTGCAACAGAAAAAGTTAAAGATATTGATAAATACACGATTCTGAATATGCCGATTGCCCCGATAGATCTGGTGGAAGAGGCGGTTACAGCTTTTGTGAATGAGTTTAGAAACCATTACTCGAAGATGCACCGGATTGTCGTTTTTGCCGGTCAGGGAAATAACGGGGCTGATGCTTTGGGCATTGCCCGTCAGTTGCTCGATGAATCGTATAAAGTCGTTGTATATCTGTTCAATCCGACGGGATATCTGAGCCCCGAGTGTGCAGAGAATAAACGCCGTTTGTTGAATATTGACCAAGTAGAATTTACTGAGATACGGGATAATTTCATTCCGCCTTATCTGTCATCTCGGGATGTGGTGATCGACGGTCTGTTCGGTTCAGGTCTGAATCGTCCGTTGACAGGCGGTTTTGCCGGACTGGTGAAATATATCAACAGCACACCGGCCGAGATTGTTTCCGTTGATATTCCATCCGGCTTGTTCGGCGAGGATAATCGGGAGAACGACAAGGAATGTATTATCCGTGCTAAAAAGACATTTACATTCAATTTCCCGAAATTGTCGTTTTTAATGCCGGAAAACGAAGTATATGTGGGAGAATGGAAGGTGTTGAGCATCAATATGCACCCGCAGGCTGTGGCCGATACGCCGACGAACTATTACATGGTAACGGAAGAAGATATCGCCTGTGTATTCCAACCTCGCAAGCGGTTTACGCATAAAGGAACATACGGTCATGCTTTGCTGGTGGCCGGCAGCCGTGGTAAATTGGGTGCAGCCCAGTTGTCTGCCCGGGCTTGTCTGCGTAGTGGTGTCGGGATGCTGACTGTTCATCTGCCGAAATGTGGAGAGTTGATGATGCAGACGGCGGTGCCGGAAGCAATGGTCGATCTGGACCCGCATACAGATTTCTTTACGGCGGCTCCGGACATTACGCCTTATACGACGTTGGGAGTTGGACCGGGTTTAGGTCAGCAGATTGAAACGGCAGTGGCTTTAGACGAACTGATGTCGGCTGTCATCAAACCGGTTGTGCTGGATGCCGATGCGTTGAATTTGATTGCAGCGAACCGGGATATCTTGAATAAGATACCGACACGCAGTATCCTGACTCCGCATCCGAAAGAGTTTGACCGTCTGGCCGGAGCCAGTAATTCTGCTTACGAGCGGTTGCAGAAAGCTCGTGAGTTTGCCAAAGAGCACCGGTTGTGTGTTGTCTTGAAAGATGCTTACACGGCTATTTGTACATCCGAAGGAAATGTATATTACAGTGTCTGCGGTAATCCGGGAATGGCAACTGCCGGCAGCGGTGATGTCTTGACCGGCATCATCTTAGGCTTGTTGGCTCAGGGATATGAACCGGAAACGGCAGCAGTTGCCGGTGTATTCTTGCATGGAACAGCCGGAGATTTGGCTGCGGCCCAATGGAGTGAGCGGGGCATGATTTCCGGTGATCTGATCGATTCACTCGGAAAAGCCTTTAAGCAGGTTATTTGA
- a CDS encoding DoxX family protein, with translation MTKLRDFLCNKPVSETGLSIALLLFRIFGGAMMIPYGIGKIENFDKYAVNFFDDPIGIGMMPSLILTIFAQVFCSIALIGGFFSRPAAAILAFNMLVASKYHWHDAFATLSLPLLFLGIYCFLVIVGGGKYSIDSLLFKTKKEMK, from the coding sequence ATGACAAAATTGAGAGACTTTTTATGTAATAAGCCAGTTTCAGAAACCGGCTTATCAATAGCCCTTCTGTTATTCCGTATTTTTGGAGGAGCGATGATGATACCTTATGGTATTGGTAAAATAGAGAATTTCGACAAATATGCTGTCAACTTTTTCGACGATCCCATTGGTATTGGAATGATGCCGTCTTTAATTCTGACCATCTTTGCACAAGTATTCTGCTCTATTGCGTTAATAGGAGGATTCTTCTCGCGTCCGGCAGCAGCTATACTGGCTTTTAACATGTTGGTTGCTTCCAAATATCACTGGCATGATGCGTTTGCAACTTTGTCTTTGCCCTTGTTGTTTTTAGGTATCTATTGTTTTTTAGTTATCGTGGGTGGAGGTAAATATTCGATTGATTCCCTATTGTTTAAAACTAAAAAAGAGATGAAGTAA
- a CDS encoding alpha/beta hydrolase — protein MRNLIAFVLLLLCGAVQAQTGGKVFDCRTLKSEILNEDRKYAIYLPPGYDTSERSYPVLYLLHPAGPKGTLPNQQGWVNYGMLKSFMDQAIESGKVAPMIVVTPDANFGTRRISYFNDPDNSFRFEDYFFEEFIPYIEKTYRCRTEKGSRAIAGASMGGGAAFFYALHHPELFAVSCPLSASVREYDKAYLAQRYPDIKENELIAWYKPYNVYDLFKQLPDNQKTAVAWFIACGDDDALSPNNALLHVELKKLGIPHEFRMGNGKHDWQYWRSVFPDVLHYVSSVFLK, from the coding sequence ATGAGAAATTTGATTGCATTTGTGCTTTTGTTGCTGTGCGGAGCCGTGCAGGCACAAACCGGGGGAAAGGTCTTTGATTGCCGAACCCTGAAAAGTGAGATCCTGAATGAGGACCGGAAATATGCGATTTATTTGCCGCCGGGTTATGATACTTCCGAGAGGAGTTATCCGGTTTTGTATCTGCTTCATCCGGCAGGTCCTAAGGGAACTCTGCCCAATCAGCAGGGATGGGTGAATTATGGTATGTTGAAATCGTTTATGGACCAGGCCATTGAAAGTGGAAAGGTGGCTCCAATGATTGTGGTTACACCCGATGCGAATTTTGGAACACGACGGATAAGCTATTTTAATGATCCGGACAACAGCTTTCGATTTGAGGATTATTTCTTCGAGGAATTTATTCCCTACATCGAGAAGACCTACCGGTGCCGTACCGAAAAAGGCAGCCGGGCCATTGCCGGTGCTTCGATGGGCGGCGGTGCTGCGTTTTTCTATGCCCTGCATCATCCGGAGCTGTTTGCTGTTTCCTGTCCGCTAAGTGCGTCTGTCCGGGAATATGATAAGGCTTATCTGGCACAGCGTTATCCGGATATCAAAGAGAACGAGCTGATTGCTTGGTATAAGCCATACAATGTATACGACTTGTTCAAGCAGTTGCCGGATAATCAGAAGACGGCAGTTGCCTGGTTTATTGCCTGTGGCGACGATGATGCTCTTTCGCCCAATAACGCATTGCTGCATGTGGAACTGAAAAAGTTGGGAATTCCCCATGAGTTCAGAATGGGCAACGGTAAACACGACTGGCAGTACTGGCGTTCCGTATTTCCGGATGTCCTGCATTATGTTTCGTCGGTCTTTCTGAAATAA
- a CDS encoding GH92 family glycosyl hydrolase, with protein MKHKTIVLAALTAVCLAACSNNSTPEEETNKEDLTTYVDPRIGTGGHGHVFYGANVPYGFIQLGPTSIPDSWDWVSGYHISDSTIIGFPHTHLSGTGIGDLHDINVMPVTGEVTYARGDESSYSTGLWSYSDRSKEFAAPGYYKTHLLRYHIDVELTATKRVGFHKYTFPAQEKPAVVFDMVNGGCWDETTDALIRVVNDSTISGYRFSKGWADDQRIFFVAAFSKKFESVNFIVNDSVKNGKEAKGKNLFARINFTEGSSNPVYLKVALSPTSEENAALNMQAELSGWDFEKTKADAKAAWNGELSKVKVHTASEQAKKNFYTSLYHTMLAPSVFCDVNGDYYGADHQVHKSAGFVNYTTFSLWDTYRAAQPLMTLLHPEKMSDIINTMVNIYKQQGKLPVWHLMGCETDCMIGNPGVPVVADAILKGIKGFNVEDAYKALKESSMLPERGMEYRIKYGFIPADLMKEAIAYDMEYAIADWSVAQAARKLNKQEDYKYFLERSKSYKNYFDPTTGFMRGKMLDGSMRTPFNPYASTHRDDDYCEGNAWQYTWLVPHDVEGLVDCFGSKEAFISKLDSLFIADGDMGESSSPDISGLIGQYAHGNEPNHHTVYLYTLVGQPWKTAERVNEILHTMYTDQPDGLSGNEDVGQMSAWYVLSSLGFYQVEPAGGKFVFGYPLFDKAEITVPGGKFTIEKENKGKSNQYIQSISLNNQEYKQAWINYADIMKGGQLKFIMGDKPVAWY; from the coding sequence ATGAAACACAAAACAATCGTTTTAGCTGCACTGACGGCTGTATGTCTGGCTGCATGCAGCAACAATTCAACGCCAGAAGAAGAAACCAACAAGGAAGATCTTACAACCTATGTTGATCCACGAATCGGTACAGGAGGACACGGACATGTGTTTTATGGAGCCAATGTCCCTTACGGATTCATACAGCTCGGTCCGACCAGCATCCCAGATTCTTGGGATTGGGTATCAGGATATCACATATCCGACTCTACCATCATAGGGTTTCCTCATACCCATTTGAGTGGAACAGGCATTGGCGACCTTCATGATATTAATGTCATGCCCGTCACCGGAGAAGTTACATACGCCAGAGGTGACGAGTCGTCTTATAGCACAGGACTTTGGTCATACTCCGACAGATCAAAGGAATTTGCGGCTCCCGGATATTACAAGACACATCTACTGAGGTATCACATTGATGTGGAGCTGACTGCAACGAAACGAGTCGGATTTCACAAATATACATTCCCGGCCCAAGAAAAGCCGGCAGTTGTATTTGATATGGTCAATGGAGGTTGCTGGGATGAAACGACAGATGCTTTGATCCGGGTAGTAAATGACAGTACGATCAGTGGCTACAGATTCTCTAAAGGATGGGCCGATGATCAGCGTATATTCTTCGTAGCTGCCTTCTCAAAGAAATTTGAGAGTGTGAATTTCATTGTAAATGATTCTGTGAAGAATGGGAAAGAAGCGAAAGGCAAGAATCTGTTTGCGAGAATCAACTTTACGGAAGGAAGTTCCAACCCCGTCTATCTAAAAGTAGCTTTATCACCTACATCGGAAGAAAATGCCGCATTAAACATGCAGGCCGAACTGAGCGGATGGGACTTCGAGAAAACAAAGGCCGACGCAAAGGCGGCATGGAATGGAGAGTTGAGTAAGGTCAAGGTGCATACAGCCAGTGAACAGGCAAAGAAGAATTTCTATACCAGTCTTTATCACACCATGCTGGCCCCGTCCGTATTCTGTGATGTCAATGGTGATTACTATGGTGCCGATCATCAAGTGCACAAAAGTGCGGGTTTTGTCAATTATACCACATTCTCTCTTTGGGATACATACCGTGCAGCACAGCCACTGATGACGTTACTTCATCCTGAGAAGATGAGTGACATTATCAACACGATGGTGAATATCTACAAACAGCAGGGTAAACTGCCTGTATGGCATCTTATGGGTTGTGAAACAGATTGCATGATAGGAAATCCGGGAGTACCAGTCGTCGCAGATGCCATACTGAAAGGGATCAAAGGCTTCAATGTGGAAGATGCATACAAGGCGCTGAAAGAATCGTCGATGCTGCCTGAACGGGGCATGGAATACAGAATAAAATATGGATTCATCCCTGCGGATCTGATGAAAGAAGCCATCGCTTATGATATGGAATATGCCATCGCCGACTGGTCGGTAGCTCAGGCAGCACGTAAGTTGAATAAACAGGAAGACTATAAATACTTCTTGGAGCGCAGTAAGTCTTACAAGAATTATTTTGACCCGACCACCGGTTTCATGAGAGGAAAAATGCTGGACGGTTCAATGCGGACTCCGTTCAATCCTTATGCATCCACACACAGAGACGACGACTATTGTGAAGGAAATGCCTGGCAATACACCTGGCTGGTACCTCATGATGTAGAAGGTCTGGTAGATTGTTTTGGCAGTAAGGAGGCATTCATCAGTAAACTGGATTCACTGTTCATTGCTGATGGAGATATGGGGGAATCGTCTTCACCAGATATTAGTGGCCTAATTGGTCAATATGCACATGGAAATGAGCCGAATCACCATACCGTCTATTTATATACCCTGGTTGGTCAGCCCTGGAAAACAGCAGAACGGGTAAATGAGATTCTCCATACGATGTACACAGATCAGCCTGACGGGTTATCAGGAAACGAAGACGTAGGACAAATGTCTGCCTGGTACGTGCTCTCTTCTTTAGGTTTCTATCAGGTAGAACCGGCCGGAGGCAAGTTTGTATTTGGTTATCCACTCTTCGACAAAGCCGAAATAACTGTTCCGGGAGGTAAGTTCACGATAGAAAAGGAAAACAAAGGGAAGAGCAACCAATACATTCAAAGTATCAGTCTGAATAATCAGGAGTATAAGCAAGCCTGGATTAATTATGCTGATATAATGAAAGGTGGCCAACTCAAGTTTATCATGGGCGACAAGCCTGTAGCATGGTATTAA